A section of the Malania oleifera isolate guangnan ecotype guangnan chromosome 2, ASM2987363v1, whole genome shotgun sequence genome encodes:
- the LOC131148494 gene encoding uncharacterized protein LOC131148494 isoform X1 has protein sequence MKVCASYSFKDDDLRFHDAIVEEVEFKKYAFRNGEEECLCIFMLLWLHGPKVGTMTVTSVANICTLQSSAKTNQILNSFLNITMEKMKATLLTSDSDSKKGGDNGHLRSTAQAFEETISNSWPKIEQDVDMGGETSLMNRITGYHHFVLIDNLEKDLSPRIVVEFIHKQTTISTQVCIFPSLSSETYTRGTIVLDCKENLEKLLKFLENPNHIITSSTGRPWVITEKIPRHGLFRTLIGNLNEKSLKKLQSTNTNCKELKLCHFGTKEYRTAEQLRDLFVEFADHRRRLHKKLALEERKILHMSHPDSLIQAKD, from the exons gtgGAGTTCAAGAAGTATGCTTTCAGAAATGGAGAAGAGGAGTGCTTATGCATCTTTATGCTTTTATGGTTGCATGGTCCAAAAGTTGGGACTATGACAGTTACCAGTGTTGCAAATATTTGCACACTCCAATCTTCTGCAAAAACTAATCAAATATTAAACTCTTTTTTAAATATAACAATGGAGAAGATGAAAGCCACCTTACTTACTTCTGATTCAGATTCAAAAAAAGGCGGTGACAATGGGCACTTGAGGAGTACAGCACAGGCATTTGAAG AGACTATTAGCAATAGCTGGCCAAAAATAGAGCAAGATGTAGATATGGGAGGGGAAACTTCACTTATGAATAGAATCACTGGCTATCACCATTTTGTATTAATTGACAATTTGGAGAAAGACTTGTCCCCAAGAATAGTTGTGGAATTCATACATAAGCAGACTACCATATCAACACAAGTGTGCATTTTTCCAAGCTTGTCTTCAGAGACATACACGAGGGGAACCATTGTATTGGATTGTAAAGAGAACCTGGAGAAATTATTGAAATTTTTGGAGAACCCAAATCACATTATAACATCCTCGACAGGAAG GCCGTGGGTAATCACTGAAAAGATACCAAGACATGGATTGTTTAGAACATTAATTGGGAACCTGAACGAGAAGTCACTG AAGAAATTACAGAGCACAAATACTAATTGTAAAGAATTAAAGCTCTGTCACTTTGGAACTAAAGAATATAGGACAGCTGAGCAGCTAAGGGATTTATTCGTGGAGTTTGCAGATCATCGGCGGCGACTGCACAAGAAGCTTGCATTGGAAGAGAGAAAAATCTTGCACATGTCTCACCCAGATTCGTTGATTCAAGCAAAAGATTAA
- the LOC131148494 gene encoding uncharacterized protein LOC131148494 isoform X2 has product MLLWLHGPKVGTMTVTSVANICTLQSSAKTNQILNSFLNITMEKMKATLLTSDSDSKKGGDNGHLRSTAQAFEETISNSWPKIEQDVDMGGETSLMNRITGYHHFVLIDNLEKDLSPRIVVEFIHKQTTISTQVCIFPSLSSETYTRGTIVLDCKENLEKLLKFLENPNHIITSSTGRPWVITEKIPRHGLFRTLIGNLNEKSLKKLQSTNTNCKELKLCHFGTKEYRTAEQLRDLFVEFADHRRRLHKKLALEERKILHMSHPDSLIQAKD; this is encoded by the exons ATGCTTTTATGGTTGCATGGTCCAAAAGTTGGGACTATGACAGTTACCAGTGTTGCAAATATTTGCACACTCCAATCTTCTGCAAAAACTAATCAAATATTAAACTCTTTTTTAAATATAACAATGGAGAAGATGAAAGCCACCTTACTTACTTCTGATTCAGATTCAAAAAAAGGCGGTGACAATGGGCACTTGAGGAGTACAGCACAGGCATTTGAAG AGACTATTAGCAATAGCTGGCCAAAAATAGAGCAAGATGTAGATATGGGAGGGGAAACTTCACTTATGAATAGAATCACTGGCTATCACCATTTTGTATTAATTGACAATTTGGAGAAAGACTTGTCCCCAAGAATAGTTGTGGAATTCATACATAAGCAGACTACCATATCAACACAAGTGTGCATTTTTCCAAGCTTGTCTTCAGAGACATACACGAGGGGAACCATTGTATTGGATTGTAAAGAGAACCTGGAGAAATTATTGAAATTTTTGGAGAACCCAAATCACATTATAACATCCTCGACAGGAAG GCCGTGGGTAATCACTGAAAAGATACCAAGACATGGATTGTTTAGAACATTAATTGGGAACCTGAACGAGAAGTCACTG AAGAAATTACAGAGCACAAATACTAATTGTAAAGAATTAAAGCTCTGTCACTTTGGAACTAAAGAATATAGGACAGCTGAGCAGCTAAGGGATTTATTCGTGGAGTTTGCAGATCATCGGCGGCGACTGCACAAGAAGCTTGCATTGGAAGAGAGAAAAATCTTGCACATGTCTCACCCAGATTCGTTGATTCAAGCAAAAGATTAA